The following nucleotide sequence is from Zingiber officinale cultivar Zhangliang chromosome 10A, Zo_v1.1, whole genome shotgun sequence.
CTATTGTGTCACTTGTGCTGGGCTACTGtataatttacttaattctatatttttcctTATGCTTGACGTTATAATTGTTCCTCTTTGAAAGTGCCCTTAATCTTAGTCCTTAATCTCCTATTGACTTTATTCACAGATTATTAGTCTTGATGAAACGCATACCTCTTGGGCGCTTGACAGATAAGTAGATTAGAAGTCTTTGTTTTCTTAAACACACTAAtggttttattttgtttctagaaacttGATGGCGAAACAAGATCTGTCAGAGCTTAGTTAGCTTAGTTTATGCAATGCTACAATAGATTTATCCGAGAATCCCTTGATCTCTCCTTTAAGATAATAATTGTTGATTAAGAATCACCCACTAGTGGGAATTACATGAAGCCCTTGATCAAGTTGTATTCGCTATTGCTTGAATAAGTTGATTAAAGTTGCAAGTTGAGCCTGCACTTTCACTAAGACTAGAAATTTTATCCTTTAATCAAGTAGTAGTTTCTTGATGGAGTTTATTTAGCATATGAAACTCATTTAAGATTTATGTTTGTTGTTCAATACTTTTTTGACCTCATACTTGTTATAATTTTTGGTTTATAATGCATTGGACCTTAATGTAAAAAGGCAGATTGTCTACCTTATGGCTCCATTTGTGATAGACGAAACTTTACAAACACCAGCAGATGTTGTGAAAGGCACATCCTTATAACAGGCAACCACTCTTTATTAGACTGCAGATCAACCTGCAGCTTCTCCCAAACTTTGCTCTTGGCGTTTAAGACGCTGTTTGGTTCGCCTGAGTATCCCAGAAAGGTCACTCGTTCACCAACCTTGGCTGATGATGGTGGATCAACTAACTCAACCTGGAAACAAAATGAATTCATTAGTCGTTCTTGATGAATGATCACATGTAAAGATGATAATTTCCCAGGTAAACCAACCAATATTATAATACTAAAAAAC
It contains:
- the LOC122028189 gene encoding probable methionine--tRNA ligase, whose product is MRGIKSQAMVLAASNDDHTKVELVDPPSSAKVGERVTFLGYSGEPNSVLNAKSKVWEKLQVDLQSNKEWLPVIRMCLSQHLLVFVKFRLSQMEP